One Curtobacterium sp. BH-2-1-1 genomic region harbors:
- a CDS encoding ATP-dependent Clp protease proteolytic subunit produces the protein MAEATLNPSVFDRLLRDRIVWLGSEVRDDNSNEIAAKLLMLAAEDPEKDIYLYINSPGGSITAGMAIYDTMQFVPNDIVTVGIGLAASMGQFLLSSGTPGKRYITPNARVLLHQPSGGFGGTAADIQTQAKVILDMKQRMAELTAEQTGKSIEQILKDNDRDNWFTAQEALEYGFVDHLRASSTEVIGGGGTVGDGETPTDAAEPDAQS, from the coding sequence ATGGCCGAAGCGACACTGAACCCCAGTGTTTTTGACCGCCTTCTGAGAGACCGGATCGTGTGGCTCGGCTCCGAGGTCCGCGACGACAACTCGAACGAGATCGCAGCCAAGCTGCTGATGCTCGCCGCCGAGGACCCTGAGAAGGACATCTACCTCTACATCAACTCGCCCGGTGGCTCGATCACCGCCGGTATGGCGATCTACGACACGATGCAGTTCGTGCCGAACGACATCGTCACGGTGGGCATCGGCCTCGCCGCCTCGATGGGGCAGTTCCTGCTCTCGTCGGGCACCCCGGGCAAGCGCTACATCACCCCGAACGCGCGCGTGCTCCTGCACCAGCCGTCGGGTGGGTTCGGTGGTACGGCCGCCGACATCCAGACGCAGGCGAAGGTCATCCTCGACATGAAGCAGCGGATGGCCGAGCTCACGGCGGAGCAGACCGGCAAGTCGATCGAGCAGATCCTCAAGGACAACGACCGCGACAACTGGTTCACGGCGCAGGAAGCCCTCGAGTACGGCTTCGTCGACCACCTCCGTGCATCGTCGACCGAGGTCATCGGCGGTGGTGGCACCGTCGGCGACGGCGAGACCCCCACCGACGCGGCCGAGCCCGACGCCCAGTCCTGA
- the tig gene encoding trigger factor → MATSTVDKVSDTRVKLTVNVTPEDLKPSIDHAYKHIAEQINIPGFRKGKVPPAIVDQRVGRGEVLNHAVGDAIDNFYRQAVEEQELRILGRAEADVAELPNVKDFTGDLVLTFEVDVRPEFDLPEYDKYELTVDAVEVSDDEIEEELQNLRTRFGTLVTVDRPATTGDFAQIDLTATIGDDEVDSATGVSYEIGSGDLLEGIDEALESLTAGESTTFESKLVGGDREGEIAQIAVTVTAVKERELPEADDEFAQIASQFDTIDELKADLKEQIAKSKTFGQGAAARDKLVEKLIEDVNIPISEQLIEDEVHRHLEQENRLEDDEHRKEVSESSEKAFRSQILLDSIAEKEEIQVSQEELTQYLIQAAAQYGMEPGEFIKVIDQNGQIPGMVGEVARSKAVATVLSKVTVKDTNGDDVDLSAFTAGVAQTPAEDAE, encoded by the coding sequence TTGGCCACCAGCACCGTCGACAAGGTGAGCGACACCCGCGTCAAGCTCACCGTGAACGTGACGCCGGAAGATCTCAAGCCGAGCATCGACCACGCGTACAAGCACATCGCCGAGCAGATCAACATCCCCGGCTTCCGCAAGGGCAAGGTCCCGCCGGCGATCGTCGACCAGCGCGTCGGCCGCGGCGAGGTCCTGAACCACGCCGTCGGCGACGCCATCGACAACTTCTACCGCCAGGCGGTGGAGGAGCAGGAGCTGCGCATCCTCGGTCGTGCCGAGGCCGACGTCGCCGAGCTCCCGAACGTCAAGGACTTCACGGGCGACCTCGTCCTCACCTTCGAGGTGGACGTTCGCCCCGAGTTCGACCTGCCGGAGTACGACAAGTACGAGCTCACCGTCGACGCGGTCGAGGTTTCGGACGACGAGATCGAAGAGGAGCTGCAGAACCTGCGCACCCGCTTCGGCACGCTCGTCACGGTCGACCGCCCGGCGACGACGGGTGACTTCGCCCAGATCGACCTCACCGCCACCATCGGCGACGACGAGGTCGACTCGGCCACCGGCGTCTCCTACGAGATCGGCTCCGGCGACCTGCTCGAGGGCATCGACGAGGCGCTCGAGTCCCTCACCGCCGGCGAGTCCACCACCTTCGAGTCGAAGCTCGTCGGTGGCGACCGCGAAGGCGAGATCGCCCAGATCGCCGTGACCGTCACCGCCGTCAAGGAGCGCGAGCTCCCCGAGGCCGACGACGAGTTCGCGCAGATCGCCAGCCAGTTCGACACGATCGACGAGCTCAAGGCGGATCTCAAGGAGCAGATCGCGAAGTCCAAGACCTTCGGTCAGGGCGCCGCGGCTCGCGACAAGCTCGTCGAGAAGCTCATCGAGGACGTCAACATCCCGATCTCGGAGCAGCTCATCGAGGACGAGGTGCACCGTCACCTCGAGCAGGAGAACCGCCTCGAGGACGACGAGCACCGCAAGGAGGTCTCCGAGTCCAGCGAGAAGGCCTTCCGCTCGCAGATCCTGCTCGACTCGATCGCCGAGAAGGAAGAGATCCAGGTCTCGCAGGAAGAGCTCACGCAGTACCTCATCCAGGCCGCTGCGCAGTACGGCATGGAGCCGGGCGAGTTCATCAAGGTCATCGACCAGAACGGGCAGATCCCGGGCATGGTCGGCGAGGTCGCGCGCTCCAAGGCCGTCGCGACCGTCCTCTCCAAGGTGACCGTCAAGGACACCAACGGTGACGACGTCGACCTCTCCGCCTTCACGGCGGGGGTCGCGCAGACGCCTGCGGAGGACGCCGAGTAA
- a CDS encoding transcriptional regulator, with amino-acid sequence MTDETRILDVAALKALAHPLRARLLDLLSQNGPSTATSLGAKLGESSGSTSYHLRQLERHGFVHELPDRGNARERWWERTAGRISIGSPDEGPASPAQQTATQLASLAVMDAENDLVREWTTRDSDTVPADWRGVSGSSTYVALTPDEYGAMWRDFEAVIERYRAIRGQAADLPEGVRRVFAQVRSVPIIDEEPTP; translated from the coding sequence ATGACCGACGAGACCCGCATCCTCGACGTCGCCGCTCTCAAGGCGCTGGCGCACCCACTCCGGGCGCGCCTGCTCGACCTGCTCTCCCAGAACGGCCCCTCGACCGCGACGTCGCTCGGCGCGAAGCTGGGCGAGTCGAGCGGCTCGACGAGCTACCACCTCCGGCAGCTCGAGCGCCACGGGTTCGTGCACGAGCTCCCCGACCGCGGCAACGCCCGCGAGCGCTGGTGGGAACGCACCGCCGGTCGGATCAGCATCGGCAGCCCCGACGAGGGCCCGGCCTCCCCCGCGCAGCAGACGGCGACGCAGCTCGCGAGCCTCGCCGTGATGGACGCCGAGAACGACCTGGTGCGCGAGTGGACCACCCGTGACTCCGACACCGTCCCGGCCGACTGGCGTGGCGTCTCGGGGTCGTCGACCTACGTGGCCCTGACGCCCGACGAGTACGGCGCGATGTGGCGGGACTTCGAGGCCGTCATCGAGCGCTACCGCGCCATCCGCGGGCAGGCCGCCGATCTGCCCGAGGGCGTCCGTCGCGTGTTCGCCCAGGTCCGCAGCGTCCCGATCATCGACGAGGAGCCGACACCGTGA
- a CDS encoding DUF1905 domain-containing protein, translating into MELQFTGEVIEWRGPAPFFYAVVPPDAAEVIHDLAPMLTYGWGVIPARVTIGSVTWTTSLFPKDGGYLVPLRAAERRRAGVELGDEPAITLELAGP; encoded by the coding sequence GTGGAGCTCCAGTTCACCGGCGAGGTCATCGAGTGGCGCGGTCCGGCGCCGTTCTTCTACGCCGTCGTGCCTCCGGACGCCGCCGAGGTGATCCACGACCTCGCTCCGATGCTCACCTACGGCTGGGGCGTGATCCCCGCCCGCGTGACGATCGGGTCGGTGACCTGGACGACCTCGCTCTTCCCGAAGGACGGCGGGTACCTCGTGCCCCTCCGGGCCGCGGAACGTCGCCGCGCGGGTGTCGAGCTGGGCGACGAACCGGCGATCACCCTCGAGCTCGCAGGTCCCTGA
- a CDS encoding endo-beta-N-acetylglucosaminidase H, with translation MKKRMTFGIVAAIAAMVAAPLVPSAASADPARATASATSATKSGPTSIAYVEVNNDQLANVGRYQLANGANAFDVAIIFAANINWNGSKAVLYNNDKVQATLDAAATQIKPLQAKGIKVSLSILGNHQGAGIANFPTQAAAADFASQVTATVTKYGLDGVDLDDEYSDYGTNGTPQPNQQSIGWLITALRAQMPGKLISFYDIGPASSSLSSSSSTIGSKLDYAWNPYYGTYSAPSIPGLGKAKLSAAAVDIQNTAQSTAVSLAQRTKADGYGVFMTYNLPDGDVSSYVSSMTQVLYGQAATYH, from the coding sequence ATGAAGAAGAGGATGACGTTCGGGATCGTGGCGGCCATCGCCGCGATGGTGGCGGCACCACTCGTGCCGTCCGCAGCGTCGGCTGACCCGGCGCGAGCGACCGCGTCTGCGACCAGCGCGACGAAGTCCGGGCCCACGAGCATCGCGTACGTCGAGGTCAACAACGACCAGCTCGCGAACGTCGGCCGCTACCAGCTGGCGAACGGGGCGAACGCGTTCGACGTGGCGATCATCTTCGCCGCGAACATCAACTGGAACGGCTCGAAGGCCGTCCTGTACAACAACGACAAGGTGCAGGCGACGCTCGACGCCGCGGCGACGCAGATCAAGCCGCTGCAGGCCAAGGGCATCAAGGTCTCGCTGTCGATCCTCGGCAACCACCAGGGCGCCGGGATCGCCAACTTCCCGACCCAGGCCGCCGCCGCGGACTTCGCGTCCCAGGTCACCGCCACGGTCACGAAGTACGGCCTCGACGGGGTCGACCTCGACGACGAGTACTCGGACTACGGCACGAACGGCACGCCGCAGCCGAACCAGCAGTCGATCGGCTGGCTCATCACCGCGCTCCGTGCCCAGATGCCCGGCAAGCTCATCTCGTTCTACGACATCGGCCCGGCGTCCTCGTCGCTCTCGTCGTCGAGCAGCACCATCGGCTCGAAGCTCGACTACGCCTGGAACCCGTACTACGGCACCTACTCGGCGCCCTCGATCCCGGGCCTCGGGAAGGCGAAGCTGTCCGCCGCCGCGGTCGACATCCAGAACACGGCGCAGTCCACCGCGGTGTCGCTCGCACAGCGCACGAAGGCCGACGGGTACGGCGTCTTCATGACGTACAACCTGCCGGACGGTGACGTCTCGTCGTACGTGTCGTCGATGACGCAGGTGCTCTACGGGCAGGCCGCGACGTACCACTGA
- a CDS encoding glycoside hydrolase family 38 C-terminal domain-containing protein produces the protein MHDDIPLTTGRARRVLDERILPAVHATATPLETAWHELPGEPIAPAAGLALEFTPYEVGTTWGAAWGTTWFRLTGTVPDEWAGRRVEAVVDLGFDKNMPGFQCEGLVYRADGTPVKSINPRNQWVLVAEEAVGGETVELFVEAASNPVLLDYHPFLPTQEGDVQTSSSTRLYTSRRMDLAVFESEVHELALDIDVLLELQAELPEGPRRMRILQALDDALDRLDLQHIAATAPEARAALADVLAAPAEASAHTISAVGHAHIDSAWLWPVRETIRKVARTTSTMTELIDQTDDFLYGMSSAQQYAWIKEHRPEVYARVKAAVAAGRFLPIGGMWVESDTVMPTGESIVRQFSQGQRFFEREFGIRPKGVWLPDSFGYSPALPQLMRRAGFEWFFTQKISWNQVNKFPHHTFLWEGIDGSRVFSHFPSMDTYNSRLSGSEVAKASRQFRENRLASGSIAPVGWGDGGGGTTREMTGTAKRLADLEGSAKVRWEHPDTFFDRAKSELPDPPVWVGELYLELHRATLTSQHGTKQGNRRSEQLLIEAELWATTAASRTEFEYPYDELDALWQQVLLQQFHDILPGTSIAWVHREAVAKYAETDRALTAIIDQALSALAGTGDAAVVVNPAPFLQAGAPAQGAVLATDVPEPTAVALTEEDGGYVLANDLVRVVVDAQGLVTSAVDRATGRESIAPGQAANLLQLHQDFPNMWDAWDVDRYYRNRVEDLVSVTGLHGSVDADGVARVVVERAFGDSTVRQELVLAPDSRTLEFDQTTDWHETEKFLKVAFPLDVRAEHTVAETQFGAQKRVTHTNTSWEAAKFETSMHRYVLVSEPGFGVALVNDSIHGFDTTRDAVDGHVTTTVRLSLLRAPRFPDPETDQGVQTHRYGIVIGTDQLGATAAGVVMNAAARVTTGGHGFDPLVQVSGDVVLSSVKLADDRSGDLVVRVYEPSGQRGTGGIVVDGPFDPGAEVTLLEEPLASAGTVDASSFAVDAYEVRTFRFPHN, from the coding sequence ATGCACGACGACATCCCCCTCACCACCGGCCGGGCGCGACGCGTCCTCGACGAACGCATCCTGCCGGCGGTGCACGCCACCGCGACGCCGCTCGAGACCGCGTGGCACGAGCTGCCGGGGGAGCCGATCGCGCCCGCGGCCGGGCTCGCGCTCGAGTTCACGCCGTACGAGGTGGGGACGACGTGGGGTGCCGCGTGGGGGACGACCTGGTTCCGGCTGACCGGGACCGTGCCGGACGAGTGGGCCGGCCGCCGTGTGGAGGCCGTCGTCGACCTCGGCTTCGACAAGAACATGCCCGGGTTCCAGTGCGAGGGACTCGTCTACCGCGCGGACGGCACGCCCGTGAAGTCGATCAACCCCCGGAACCAGTGGGTGCTCGTCGCGGAGGAAGCCGTCGGCGGCGAGACCGTCGAGCTCTTCGTCGAGGCGGCGTCGAATCCCGTCCTGCTCGACTACCACCCCTTCCTCCCGACGCAGGAGGGCGACGTCCAGACCTCGTCGTCGACGCGCCTCTACACGAGCCGCCGGATGGACCTCGCCGTCTTCGAGTCCGAGGTGCACGAACTCGCGCTCGACATCGACGTCCTGCTCGAACTGCAGGCCGAGCTCCCGGAGGGGCCGCGGCGGATGCGGATCCTGCAGGCGCTCGACGATGCCCTCGACCGGCTCGACCTGCAGCACATCGCCGCGACCGCCCCCGAGGCCCGAGCGGCCCTCGCGGACGTCCTCGCCGCGCCCGCCGAGGCCTCCGCCCACACGATCTCCGCCGTCGGGCACGCGCACATCGACTCCGCCTGGCTCTGGCCGGTCCGCGAGACGATCCGCAAGGTCGCCCGCACCACCTCGACGATGACCGAGCTCATCGACCAGACCGACGACTTCCTGTACGGCATGTCGAGTGCGCAGCAGTACGCGTGGATCAAGGAGCACCGGCCCGAGGTCTACGCCCGGGTCAAGGCCGCCGTGGCGGCCGGACGCTTCCTGCCGATCGGCGGTATGTGGGTCGAGTCCGACACCGTGATGCCGACGGGCGAGAGCATCGTCCGCCAGTTCTCGCAGGGGCAGCGGTTCTTCGAGCGCGAGTTCGGGATCCGGCCGAAGGGGGTCTGGCTGCCGGACAGCTTCGGGTACTCCCCGGCGCTGCCGCAGCTCATGCGTCGCGCGGGCTTCGAGTGGTTCTTCACGCAGAAGATCTCGTGGAACCAGGTGAACAAGTTCCCGCACCACACCTTCCTCTGGGAGGGCATCGACGGCTCGCGGGTGTTCTCGCACTTCCCGTCGATGGACACCTACAACTCGCGGTTGTCCGGCAGCGAGGTCGCGAAGGCCTCCCGGCAGTTCCGCGAGAACCGGCTCGCCTCGGGGTCGATCGCGCCGGTCGGCTGGGGCGACGGCGGCGGTGGCACGACCCGCGAGATGACCGGCACGGCGAAGCGCCTCGCCGACCTCGAGGGGAGTGCCAAGGTCCGATGGGAGCACCCGGACACGTTCTTCGACCGGGCGAAGTCCGAGCTGCCCGACCCGCCGGTGTGGGTGGGGGAGCTCTACCTCGAGCTGCACCGTGCGACCCTGACCAGCCAGCACGGCACGAAGCAGGGCAACCGCCGTTCCGAGCAGCTCCTCATCGAGGCCGAGCTCTGGGCCACGACCGCCGCATCCCGGACCGAGTTCGAGTACCCGTACGACGAGCTCGACGCGCTCTGGCAGCAGGTCCTGCTCCAGCAGTTCCACGACATCCTGCCGGGGACCTCGATCGCGTGGGTGCACCGCGAAGCGGTCGCGAAGTACGCCGAGACGGACCGCGCCCTGACCGCGATCATCGACCAGGCGCTGTCGGCGCTCGCCGGTACCGGGGACGCGGCCGTCGTCGTGAATCCGGCCCCGTTCCTCCAGGCCGGCGCACCCGCGCAGGGCGCGGTCCTGGCGACCGACGTGCCGGAGCCGACCGCCGTGGCACTGACCGAGGAGGACGGCGGGTACGTGCTCGCCAACGACCTCGTCCGGGTCGTCGTCGACGCGCAGGGGCTCGTGACGAGCGCCGTCGACCGGGCGACCGGGCGTGAGTCGATCGCTCCCGGGCAGGCGGCGAACCTGCTGCAGCTGCACCAGGACTTCCCGAACATGTGGGACGCGTGGGACGTCGACCGCTACTACCGGAACCGGGTCGAGGACCTCGTGTCGGTCACCGGGCTGCACGGTTCGGTCGACGCGGACGGCGTCGCGCGCGTCGTCGTCGAGCGGGCGTTCGGCGACTCGACGGTCCGGCAGGAGCTCGTGCTCGCGCCGGACTCCCGCACGCTGGAGTTCGACCAGACGACCGACTGGCACGAGACCGAGAAGTTCCTCAAGGTCGCGTTCCCGCTCGACGTCCGCGCCGAGCACACCGTCGCCGAGACGCAGTTCGGGGCGCAGAAGCGGGTGACGCACACGAACACCTCGTGGGAGGCCGCGAAGTTCGAGACCTCGATGCACCGCTACGTGCTCGTGTCCGAGCCGGGCTTCGGCGTCGCCCTCGTGAACGACTCGATCCACGGGTTCGACACCACGCGCGACGCCGTCGACGGACACGTGACCACCACCGTGCGGCTCTCGCTGCTGCGGGCACCGCGGTTCCCCGACCCCGAGACCGACCAGGGCGTGCAGACGCACCGGTACGGGATCGTCATCGGCACCGACCAGCTCGGGGCGACGGCGGCCGGCGTGGTCATGAACGCCGCTGCACGGGTGACCACCGGTGGGCACGGGTTCGACCCGCTCGTGCAGGTCTCCGGGGACGTCGTGCTGTCGAGCGTCAAGCTCGCCGACGACCGGTCCGGCGACCTGGTCGTGCGGGTGTACGAGCCGTCCGGGCAGCGGGGGACCGGCGGGATCGTGGTCGACGGCCCGTTCGATCCGGGGGCGGAGGTCACCTTGCTCGAGGAGCCACTGGCCTCGGCCGGGACCGTCGACGCGTCCTCGTTCGCCGTCGACGCCTACGAGGTCCGCACCTTCCGCTTCCCACACAACTGA
- a CDS encoding cellulase family glycosylhydrolase encodes MRFGVNHTPSVGWFHSWLDFSPSDTARDMEQIASLGADHVRIFPLWPVVQPNRTLIRQSALRDVATVVDIAGSFGLDVNVDALQGHLSSFDFVPSWLESWHRRNMFTDPDVVASTAAYVEALAASVADKPNLLGITIGNEVNQFAHAPHPTPHDITAEQGHAWAAAMVAAARAGLSSPVGPEARLGSAPPARPGTGSRPRPLVTVAQYDAAWYDDAQPFGPEHAADHGDATVTHSWVFNGSATLHGALGAGSVRHGEYLLQLASAWNRDPERPNWLQEVGAPTNVVDPADAAAFTEQTIRHVLDAQHVLGVTWWCSHDVSRSLADFPELEYDLGLFTNDGRLKPAGEAFAALAREHGTRGRADTTGAVSGPPATALVLDDVLADGTARGGLRADCAPGGRFAAAWLDLAEAAPDGRGPQVVLRSRVDGHALLAARGITRCVDVPEDTATELLSVAHPATMA; translated from the coding sequence ATGCGCTTCGGCGTCAACCACACCCCCTCGGTCGGCTGGTTCCACTCGTGGCTCGACTTCTCGCCGTCGGACACGGCGCGGGACATGGAGCAGATCGCGTCGCTCGGCGCGGACCACGTGCGGATCTTCCCGCTCTGGCCGGTCGTGCAGCCGAACCGGACGCTCATCCGGCAGTCGGCGCTCCGGGACGTCGCGACGGTCGTCGACATCGCGGGCTCGTTCGGGCTCGACGTCAACGTCGACGCGTTGCAGGGGCACCTGTCGAGCTTCGACTTCGTGCCCTCGTGGCTCGAGAGCTGGCACCGCCGCAACATGTTCACCGACCCGGACGTGGTCGCGTCGACGGCGGCCTACGTCGAGGCGCTCGCCGCGTCCGTCGCCGACAAGCCGAACCTGCTCGGCATCACCATCGGCAACGAGGTGAACCAGTTCGCGCACGCGCCGCACCCGACACCGCACGACATCACGGCGGAGCAGGGGCACGCGTGGGCGGCAGCGATGGTCGCGGCGGCGCGGGCCGGGCTGTCGAGTCCGGTCGGCCCGGAGGCGCGGCTCGGCTCGGCACCGCCCGCCCGCCCCGGCACCGGGTCGCGTCCACGGCCCCTGGTCACCGTCGCGCAGTACGACGCGGCCTGGTACGACGACGCCCAGCCGTTCGGCCCCGAACACGCGGCCGACCACGGCGACGCGACGGTCACGCACTCGTGGGTGTTCAACGGCTCGGCGACCCTGCACGGCGCACTCGGGGCCGGCTCGGTCCGCCACGGCGAGTACCTGCTGCAGCTCGCGAGCGCGTGGAACCGCGACCCGGAGCGCCCGAACTGGCTGCAGGAGGTGGGCGCCCCGACGAACGTGGTCGACCCCGCCGACGCCGCCGCGTTCACCGAGCAGACGATCCGGCACGTGCTCGACGCGCAGCACGTGCTCGGCGTCACGTGGTGGTGCTCGCACGACGTCTCGCGGTCGCTCGCGGACTTCCCGGAGCTCGAGTACGACCTCGGCCTCTTCACGAACGACGGTCGGCTGAAGCCGGCGGGGGAGGCCTTCGCCGCCCTCGCCCGCGAGCACGGCACCCGCGGCCGGGCCGACACGACCGGTGCCGTGTCCGGGCCGCCGGCCACCGCCCTCGTGCTGGACGACGTGCTCGCGGACGGCACCGCACGTGGCGGGCTCCGGGCCGACTGCGCGCCGGGAGGCCGGTTCGCCGCCGCCTGGCTCGACCTCGCCGAGGCCGCCCCGGACGGACGCGGTCCCCAGGTGGTCCTGCGCTCGCGGGTCGACGGCCACGCGCTGCTCGCCGCCCGGGGCATCACCCGGTGCGTCGACGTCCCCGAGGACACCGCCACCGAGCTCCTGTCGGTGGCCCACCCGGCCACGATGGCCTGA
- a CDS encoding carbohydrate ABC transporter permease, whose protein sequence is MTNTTSTTEPVLGGAAGAAAPAPDVTGATDGSRASRPNGRNGRNGRKRRRAAWGVMSTREKVLRYVLLVVVLFITIGPFLWQLSTSLKGTGEDIYTANPSFIPTQPTFGNYLRVGEAIPVFGYIGNSLVVAAIDVLGNIVFATLAGFALARLQWRFRKAVLGLFLATLVLPGEATIISQFVTVKDLGLADSLVGVALPGMIAALNVLLMFNAFRQIPEEIDQAAVMDGANALQRLRYISLPAVQGTIAVIAIFSFIGAWDDFLWPLIVLQSPDKLTLTVGLQYLQGTFATDQRMIAAGTMIAFIPIAVIFAILQRFFFKGVEEGGVKG, encoded by the coding sequence GTGACCAACACGACCTCGACCACCGAACCCGTCCTCGGGGGCGCCGCCGGCGCGGCCGCACCCGCGCCGGACGTGACCGGCGCGACCGACGGGAGCCGCGCCTCCCGACCGAACGGGCGCAACGGACGCAACGGACGCAAGCGGCGCCGCGCCGCGTGGGGCGTCATGTCCACCCGCGAGAAGGTGCTCCGCTACGTCCTGCTCGTCGTGGTGCTCTTCATCACGATCGGGCCGTTCCTCTGGCAGCTGTCGACCTCGCTGAAGGGCACGGGGGAGGACATCTACACGGCGAACCCGTCCTTCATCCCCACGCAGCCGACCTTCGGCAACTACCTGCGGGTGGGCGAGGCGATCCCCGTGTTCGGGTACATCGGCAACTCCCTCGTCGTCGCCGCGATCGACGTGCTCGGCAACATCGTGTTCGCGACCCTCGCGGGCTTCGCGCTCGCCCGGCTGCAGTGGCGCTTCCGCAAGGCCGTGCTCGGGCTCTTCCTGGCCACCCTGGTGCTCCCCGGCGAGGCGACGATCATCTCCCAGTTCGTCACCGTGAAGGACCTCGGCCTCGCCGACTCGCTCGTCGGCGTCGCCCTGCCCGGCATGATCGCGGCGCTCAACGTCCTGCTCATGTTCAACGCGTTCCGGCAGATCCCCGAGGAGATCGACCAGGCAGCCGTGATGGACGGCGCGAACGCCCTGCAGCGGCTCCGGTACATCTCGCTGCCCGCCGTGCAGGGGACCATCGCCGTCATCGCGATCTTCTCGTTCATCGGCGCGTGGGACGACTTCCTCTGGCCGCTCATCGTGCTGCAGTCGCCGGACAAGCTGACGCTGACCGTCGGGCTGCAGTACCTGCAGGGCACGTTCGCGACCGACCAGCGCATGATCGCCGCAGGCACGATGATCGCGTTCATCCCGATCGCGGTGATCTTCGCGATCCTGCAGCGGTTCTTCTTCAAGGGCGTCGAAGAGGGCGGGGTGAAGGGCTGA
- a CDS encoding carbohydrate ABC transporter permease: MRANRWFTPWLLVLPALVWLLAFSLWPSINTVRLSFTNASPLGGVSQWVGLKNFETLLADPQVWEALLNSVIYMAVCLPLLTVLPLLMAVLVERKLPGIAFFRTAYYTPVIASAVVVGLIWNWILDDRGVINEMAQSLGIVQSSIPFLTDRWLLVFSAISLTVWKGLGYYMIIFLAALGNVGKDLHEAAALDGAGSVRRFWSVTMPGVRGTMTLVGILVCVSALRVFSELYILTNGTGGPGGQDNSLVMLIQQYARGFTGNLGYASALSLLLFVVTLIPMLALARMNSKADK, translated from the coding sequence ATGCGCGCCAACCGCTGGTTCACGCCCTGGCTGCTCGTCCTGCCGGCACTCGTCTGGTTGCTCGCGTTCAGTCTCTGGCCGTCGATCAACACCGTCCGGCTGTCGTTCACGAACGCCAGCCCGCTCGGGGGCGTGAGCCAGTGGGTGGGCCTCAAGAACTTCGAGACGCTGCTCGCCGACCCGCAGGTGTGGGAGGCGCTCCTCAACAGCGTCATCTACATGGCGGTGTGCCTGCCGCTGCTGACGGTGCTCCCGCTGCTCATGGCGGTGCTCGTCGAGCGGAAGCTCCCCGGCATCGCGTTCTTCCGGACCGCGTACTACACGCCGGTGATCGCCAGTGCCGTCGTCGTCGGGCTCATCTGGAACTGGATCCTCGACGACCGCGGGGTCATCAACGAGATGGCGCAGTCCCTCGGGATCGTGCAGAGCTCCATCCCGTTCCTCACGGACAGGTGGCTGCTCGTCTTCAGCGCGATCAGCCTGACGGTCTGGAAGGGCCTCGGGTACTACATGATCATCTTCCTGGCGGCCCTCGGGAACGTCGGCAAGGACCTGCACGAAGCCGCGGCCCTCGACGGCGCCGGCTCCGTCCGCCGGTTCTGGTCCGTGACCATGCCCGGCGTCCGGGGGACCATGACCCTCGTCGGCATCCTCGTGTGCGTGAGCGCGCTCCGGGTGTTCAGCGAGCTCTACATCCTCACCAACGGCACCGGCGGACCGGGCGGGCAGGACAACTCGCTCGTCATGCTCATCCAGCAGTACGCCCGCGGCTTCACCGGCAACCTCGGCTACGCGTCCGCCCTGAGCCTCCTGCTCTTCGTCGTGACGCTCATCCCGATGCTCGCCCTCGCCCGGATGAACAGCAAGGCGGACAAGTGA